A part of Paenarthrobacter sp. A20 genomic DNA contains:
- the cydD gene encoding thiol reductant ABC exporter subunit CydD, protein MKPVFPSGPATRSALYALGLLSALKALSLVLMAQAVAGMLAGFAAGTGDWDSGLIWGAVGAVLRSLTVWGQGIASRHAALGVKEELRAQLLRRSLADGGPSPVAGMNDGGLAILATRGLDALDDYYTQYLPALVNCATVPLLIGARILFADWVSAVVIVLTVPLVPLFMVLIGRHTEDSVRDAQTTLRRLSGHILELAKGLPVLVGLGRASEQRAALEDISEQYRSKTMGTLRTAFLSALALELIATISVAVVAVFIGVRLVAGDMALEAGLLALILAPDCYLPLRELGTAHHASDDGRAALETTNAVLEVPAHQPLQAGGPSSTASTDVVVSGLSVTYRGRSGAAVGPLSFTAPRGSITALDGDSGTGKSTVLGVLAGLIGPGPDAAVTGTVTGSGAVAWVPQHPVIAAETVQEEMELYLDGYQGDVTEAVTRVLQKAKAEHLAARNPAELSPGELRRVALARGLARVEAGATVLLLDEPTAHLDHYSAGAVRNAIETLRGTVTVILVAHDADTRALAEHLVPIGSKRHEAGPEVPLVRARNTTDSAAARDAAAVVHPVMNPAAKTSSLKGLLVILKPVQWKFAAAGTVAVLAALFAVALSGLSGWLIIRASEQPPILYLLGAIVGVRFFGIGRAVLRYCERLLTHDAVFAAMTHLRGALWATLSRRALSLRRLLHGGNVLGSVVDDVDTLRDLLPRVVLPPVTAVGVGGAAIAATAIILPAALPAVVVASVVGLALAPLLAVLADRNAARAEQQMRSAVLRGVAAALDARAELTANSVAGPLLKDLRTKDRAATLSAQRSAWAEGLGQSVIVLACSLGALWAGALSAPSVANGSVATELVAVVVLMQLALVDAFGGIVSAVRQAPALAAVLGRVAESGALDAPAAVDRAETPDGGPQPLPDRDGKVGLELNDAAAAWPGGPNAFAGLTAEAGPGRWLAVTGPSGAGKTTLLSVLLGFLPLAQGSAKLTGAAAWCPQEAYLFDSTIRGNLLLSRPAGAKPSEDDMRKALADVGLDGVVAALPGGLDARIGPGGSFLSGGERQRLAMARTLLTGASVLLLDEPTAHLDAGSAREMMAILRKGLKDVTVVLVTHNPEDIDPADARLELPAARPAAYPAVGAPELVGRPTPQ, encoded by the coding sequence ATGAAGCCCGTGTTCCCCTCCGGCCCCGCCACGCGATCAGCGCTCTACGCCCTAGGCCTGCTCTCTGCCCTCAAGGCCTTGTCCCTGGTCCTTATGGCCCAAGCCGTGGCGGGGATGCTGGCAGGATTCGCTGCCGGAACCGGAGACTGGGACAGCGGACTCATCTGGGGGGCTGTGGGAGCTGTCCTGAGGTCACTCACGGTGTGGGGCCAGGGCATCGCCTCCCGGCATGCAGCCCTGGGCGTCAAGGAGGAGCTGCGGGCGCAGCTGTTGAGGCGCTCGCTGGCCGACGGAGGCCCGTCGCCGGTAGCGGGAATGAACGACGGCGGCCTGGCAATCCTCGCGACGCGGGGCCTGGACGCACTGGACGACTACTACACCCAATACCTTCCCGCCCTGGTGAACTGCGCCACGGTGCCGCTGCTGATCGGGGCCAGGATCCTGTTTGCCGACTGGGTCAGCGCCGTGGTGATCGTCCTGACCGTTCCTTTGGTGCCACTGTTCATGGTCCTGATCGGCCGGCACACCGAGGACAGCGTCCGCGACGCCCAGACCACCCTCCGCAGGCTCTCCGGCCACATCCTTGAGCTGGCCAAGGGCCTGCCGGTGCTGGTGGGCCTGGGGCGCGCCAGTGAACAGCGCGCAGCATTGGAAGATATCTCGGAGCAGTACCGAAGCAAGACCATGGGCACCCTCCGGACTGCCTTCCTCTCCGCGCTTGCCCTCGAACTTATTGCGACGATTTCCGTAGCCGTGGTTGCCGTGTTCATCGGTGTCAGGCTGGTGGCAGGCGACATGGCCCTCGAAGCCGGCCTGCTGGCACTCATCCTCGCCCCCGACTGCTACCTGCCACTGCGGGAGCTGGGCACAGCCCACCACGCCAGCGACGACGGCCGGGCAGCCTTGGAAACCACCAACGCCGTGTTGGAGGTACCGGCCCACCAGCCACTGCAGGCAGGTGGCCCCTCGAGCACAGCCTCGACCGACGTAGTGGTGAGCGGACTGTCGGTGACCTACCGAGGAAGGTCCGGGGCCGCCGTCGGGCCCCTCAGCTTTACTGCCCCACGGGGCAGCATTACAGCCCTCGACGGCGACAGCGGCACCGGGAAGAGCACCGTCTTGGGCGTCCTCGCCGGACTCATCGGACCAGGGCCCGACGCTGCCGTCACGGGAACCGTGACAGGATCCGGGGCTGTGGCATGGGTGCCGCAACACCCCGTCATCGCAGCAGAAACGGTCCAGGAAGAGATGGAGCTGTACCTCGACGGGTACCAAGGCGACGTCACCGAGGCAGTCACACGTGTCCTTCAGAAGGCAAAAGCTGAACACCTGGCAGCCAGGAATCCCGCCGAATTGAGTCCCGGCGAACTGCGCCGGGTTGCCCTTGCCCGGGGCCTGGCAAGGGTGGAAGCCGGGGCCACGGTCCTGCTGCTGGACGAACCCACGGCACACCTGGACCACTACTCAGCGGGGGCGGTCCGCAACGCCATCGAAACGCTGCGGGGCACCGTCACCGTGATCCTTGTGGCCCATGATGCCGACACCCGTGCGCTCGCCGAGCACCTGGTGCCCATTGGAAGCAAGCGCCATGAGGCCGGGCCTGAGGTTCCACTGGTGCGCGCCAGGAACACCACGGACTCAGCCGCAGCCCGTGATGCAGCTGCTGTGGTCCACCCCGTCATGAACCCCGCCGCAAAGACCAGCAGCCTGAAGGGCCTGCTGGTGATACTGAAGCCCGTGCAGTGGAAGTTCGCAGCAGCTGGCACAGTTGCAGTCCTGGCCGCCCTGTTCGCCGTGGCGTTGTCCGGTTTGTCCGGCTGGCTGATCATCAGGGCAAGCGAACAACCTCCCATCCTTTACCTGCTCGGCGCAATCGTGGGCGTCAGGTTCTTTGGCATCGGCAGGGCCGTGCTGCGCTATTGCGAGCGGCTCCTCACCCATGACGCCGTGTTCGCCGCCATGACCCATCTCCGCGGAGCACTGTGGGCAACGCTGAGCCGCAGGGCACTGTCCCTGAGGCGCCTCCTCCACGGCGGCAACGTGCTGGGCTCGGTCGTCGATGACGTCGACACCCTCCGGGACCTCCTACCGCGGGTAGTGCTTCCCCCAGTGACCGCAGTGGGCGTCGGCGGAGCAGCGATCGCAGCCACCGCCATCATTCTGCCCGCAGCGCTTCCCGCCGTGGTGGTGGCGTCAGTGGTGGGCCTTGCCCTTGCCCCGCTCCTTGCCGTCCTGGCTGACAGGAACGCGGCCAGGGCCGAACAGCAAATGCGCTCCGCGGTACTTCGTGGCGTTGCTGCAGCATTGGATGCCCGGGCCGAACTGACGGCCAACAGTGTGGCCGGGCCGCTCCTCAAGGACCTGCGCACCAAGGATCGGGCAGCCACACTCTCCGCCCAACGCTCGGCATGGGCTGAAGGCCTCGGCCAATCGGTGATCGTCCTGGCTTGCTCATTGGGAGCCCTGTGGGCAGGTGCCCTCAGCGCTCCCTCGGTTGCCAACGGTTCGGTTGCCACCGAACTCGTGGCAGTGGTCGTCCTGATGCAGCTCGCCTTGGTGGACGCCTTCGGCGGTATTGTCTCGGCCGTACGACAAGCCCCGGCGCTCGCAGCTGTCCTCGGGAGGGTGGCAGAATCAGGTGCGCTGGATGCTCCTGCCGCAGTTGACCGTGCCGAAACGCCCGACGGCGGCCCGCAGCCGCTCCCGGATCGCGATGGCAAAGTGGGACTTGAGTTGAACGACGCGGCGGCCGCCTGGCCCGGGGGTCCGAACGCCTTCGCCGGCCTCACGGCCGAAGCCGGGCCGGGCCGCTGGCTTGCAGTGACCGGACCCTCGGGCGCGGGAAAGACCACGCTACTGTCCGTACTGCTGGGCTTCCTGCCCCTTGCGCAAGGAAGTGCCAAGTTGACAGGCGCGGCGGCATGGTGCCCCCAGGAGGCGTACCTTTTCGACTCCACTATCCGGGGAAACCTCTTGCTGAGCCGCCCGGCCGGAGCGAAACCCAGTGAGGATGACATGCGCAAGGCCCTGGCCGACGTCGGACTCGACGGGGTGGTGGCCGCATTGCCAGGTGGGCTGGACGCCCGCATCGGCCCTGGCGGCTCCTTCCTCAGCGGCGGCGAACGGCAGCGGCTGGCGATGGCCAGGACGCTCTTGACCGGAGCCTCCGTCTTGTTGCTCGATGAGCCCACCGCGCACCTGGATGCCGGTTCGGCACGGGAAATGATGGCCATCCTCCGCAAAGGGCTCAAGGACGTCACTGTAGTCCTGGTGACGCATAACCCCGAAGACATCGATCCGGCAGACGCGCGACTTGAGCTGCCTGCAGCACGGCCCGCTGCTTACCCAGCCGTGGGCGCGCCGGAGCTGGTGGGAAGGCCTACCCCTCAGTAG
- the cydB gene encoding cytochrome d ubiquinol oxidase subunit II — protein MELLPTIWFVAIAVLWTGYLFLEGFDLGVGMLMKLFARNNTDRRVLLNTIGPVWDGNEVWLLTAAGATFAAFPLWYASLFSALYLPLLCVLAALIFRAVAFEYRGKVDSERWRNRWDWAIAVGSFGAAFGIGAALALTTTGLPLNANGDRIGGPMAWFSGYALLGGFGVVAFALVHALAFLALKTDGEVRHRARRWFVRLAPVAVLPMFGWMVSVQFLSGKPWTWALVAAAAGAVVLAWTLARAGSEGRAFGAFGAFIVCATASIFGAAFPVVIPSTLDPAFNLTISNASSSDYTLGLMSIVAAIGLPLVIAYQSWTYWVFRRRVSAAHIPEAHGFLPAIAAKVLIAKDSPSASNTTGD, from the coding sequence ATGGAACTGTTGCCAACCATCTGGTTCGTGGCCATCGCGGTGCTGTGGACGGGGTATCTCTTCCTGGAGGGCTTTGACCTCGGCGTCGGCATGCTGATGAAACTGTTCGCCCGTAACAACACCGACCGCCGGGTATTGCTGAACACCATCGGTCCTGTGTGGGACGGCAACGAGGTGTGGCTGCTCACCGCAGCAGGAGCCACCTTCGCGGCCTTCCCCCTCTGGTACGCCTCACTGTTCTCGGCGCTGTACCTGCCGCTCCTCTGCGTCCTGGCAGCACTGATCTTCCGCGCTGTCGCGTTTGAATACCGCGGCAAGGTGGACTCGGAACGGTGGCGTAACCGCTGGGACTGGGCCATCGCCGTCGGGTCCTTCGGTGCAGCCTTCGGCATCGGCGCCGCCCTGGCCCTGACCACCACGGGCCTTCCCCTGAATGCCAACGGTGACCGCATCGGCGGCCCGATGGCCTGGTTCAGCGGTTACGCGCTCCTGGGCGGCTTCGGTGTGGTGGCGTTCGCGCTGGTTCACGCCTTGGCCTTCCTTGCCCTCAAGACCGACGGCGAGGTGCGGCACCGTGCCCGCCGATGGTTCGTGCGACTGGCGCCCGTTGCCGTCCTGCCCATGTTCGGATGGATGGTTTCAGTACAGTTCCTCAGTGGCAAGCCGTGGACCTGGGCCCTGGTGGCGGCCGCAGCAGGGGCCGTCGTCCTGGCATGGACGTTGGCCCGGGCCGGGTCCGAAGGGCGGGCGTTCGGTGCGTTCGGTGCCTTCATTGTCTGCGCTACGGCGTCGATCTTCGGGGCAGCGTTCCCGGTCGTCATTCCTTCCACCCTTGATCCAGCCTTCAACCTGACCATCTCCAACGCCTCGTCGTCGGATTACACACTGGGCCTTATGAGCATCGTTGCAGCCATTGGCCTGCCCTTGGTGATTGCGTACCAGTCATGGACGTACTGGGTGTTCCGCCGACGTGTCAGCGCGGCCCATATTCCAGAGGCCCACGGGTTCCTTCCCGCGATTGCTGCCAAGGTCCTGATCGCCAAGGACAGCCCGTCCGCCAGCAACACAACGGGAGACTAG
- a CDS encoding VOC family protein: protein MLKDQQVGAVLPAQDIARARAYYSEKLGLEPENPDADDNLQYRCGDGTGFFVYQTPNAGSAKNTQMGWMVSDVKAAVEELRGKGVTFEDYDFPGLKTEDGVATMPDGSAAAWFLDSEGNILSLNHNG from the coding sequence ATGCTCAAGGATCAGCAGGTTGGTGCCGTCCTACCGGCACAGGACATCGCCCGGGCCCGCGCGTACTACAGCGAGAAACTCGGACTCGAACCCGAAAATCCGGACGCCGACGACAACCTCCAATACAGGTGCGGCGATGGAACGGGATTCTTCGTGTACCAGACCCCCAACGCCGGGTCGGCGAAGAACACCCAGATGGGTTGGATGGTCAGCGATGTCAAGGCCGCAGTGGAGGAGCTCCGCGGCAAGGGAGTCACGTTTGAAGACTACGACTTCCCTGGATTGAAGACCGAGGACGGGGTCGCCACGATGCCTGACGGCAGCGCTGCAGCATGGTTCCTGGACAGCGAGGGAAACATTCTGAGCCTCAACCACAACGGCTAG
- a CDS encoding DinB family protein translates to MPIIPDEKDWTWVLSEPCPECGFDPATVTPSTVPGTVLNMLPRWRAVLRREDAAVRPNDHTWSNLEYACHVRDVFSLFDQRLNLMLTEDDARFANWDQDQAAIDGEYGSADPRTVADQLEAEGQEIAESFARVVEDDWQRSGTRSNGSSFTVLTFSQYFLHDVVHHLHDVDG, encoded by the coding sequence ATGCCGATCATCCCTGATGAAAAAGACTGGACCTGGGTACTGTCCGAACCCTGCCCCGAGTGCGGGTTCGACCCTGCCACGGTGACTCCTTCCACGGTGCCGGGCACGGTCTTGAACATGCTTCCACGGTGGAGGGCTGTCCTCCGCCGCGAGGATGCAGCTGTGCGGCCCAATGACCACACGTGGTCCAACCTGGAGTACGCCTGCCACGTCCGTGATGTCTTCAGCTTGTTTGACCAACGTTTGAACCTGATGCTGACCGAGGACGACGCCCGGTTTGCCAATTGGGACCAGGACCAGGCCGCCATCGACGGAGAATACGGTTCGGCAGATCCCCGGACCGTGGCCGACCAGCTGGAGGCCGAGGGCCAGGAAATCGCCGAGTCGTTCGCCCGCGTGGTGGAGGATGATTGGCAGCGCTCCGGAACGCGGAGCAACGGGTCTTCGTTCACTGTGCTGACGTTCTCGCAGTACTTCCTTCACGATGTTGTCCACCATCTTCATGACGTGGATGGCTAG
- a CDS encoding DNA topoisomerase (ATP-hydrolyzing) subunit A, translating into MARSQSSARKAEPLGDFTENIVDIDVTSEMEGSFLEYAYSVIYSRALPDARDGLKPVQRRILYMMADMGLRPDRGHVKSARVVGEVMGKLHPHGDAAIYDAMVRMAQDFSLRLPLIDGHGNFGSLDDGPAAPRYTEARLAAAALTMTDHLDEDVVDFVPNYDNQLTQPDVLPAAFPNLLVNGTTGIAVGMATNMAPHNLVEVIAAARHLIANPEATLEDIMRFVPGPDLPTGGRIVGLDGIRDAYATGRGSFKTRAKVEVEQLSARRTGLVVTELPYMVGPEKVIEKIKDAVNAKKLTGISDVVDLTDRNHGLRLVIELKNGFNPNAVLQQLYRYSPMEDSFGINNVTLVDGQPQTLGLLQLLQVYVEHRLNVVRRRTSFRLGKKKDRLHLVEGLLIAIVDIDEVIQIIRSSDEASAARERLMSIYDLTEIQANYILELRLRQLTKYSRLELEKEQDELRREIEALEAILASDELLRDLVSGELAVIAEKYGTPRRTVLLESEAVSPTVAAALAAATPGPKGKAAALPLEIPDDPCWALLSVSGQIARTSNQEPLAEAGPRAKHDVFRSVVKTTARGEIGAVTSQGRMLRLQVMDMPTLPPVSGLPNLAGGVPAKDFITLVKGETLVAFVPLDAILAIGTVQGVVKRVQPDYPLNREDWEIIALKDKDSVLAVEPAQEDDVDLVFVTRQAQLLRFSASNVRPQGRTAGGMAGIKLAAGDDVIHFGTVRANDPAAVVVTIAGTNGALPGTAPGTAKVTAFDEYPAKGRATGGVRVHRFLKGEDTLLMAWAGHGPAKASSAAGVARALPHEHGRRDGSGVPLSQPVEAIGPSMAWTETAG; encoded by the coding sequence ATGGCCCGCAGCCAATCTTCCGCACGCAAAGCCGAGCCCCTCGGCGATTTCACCGAGAACATCGTCGATATTGACGTCACTTCCGAGATGGAAGGCTCCTTCCTGGAGTACGCCTACTCAGTGATCTATTCGCGTGCCCTCCCGGACGCACGCGACGGACTGAAGCCTGTCCAACGGCGCATCCTGTACATGATGGCCGACATGGGGCTGCGCCCTGACCGTGGACACGTCAAGAGTGCCCGCGTCGTGGGCGAGGTCATGGGTAAGCTCCACCCGCACGGAGACGCCGCGATCTATGACGCCATGGTGCGCATGGCACAGGACTTCTCCCTGCGCCTGCCGCTGATCGACGGACACGGCAACTTCGGCTCGCTCGACGACGGCCCGGCAGCACCGCGTTATACCGAGGCGCGCCTGGCGGCCGCTGCGCTGACAATGACGGACCATCTCGACGAAGACGTAGTGGACTTCGTCCCCAACTACGACAACCAGCTGACCCAGCCTGACGTTCTCCCGGCCGCATTCCCCAACTTGCTGGTGAACGGCACCACCGGCATCGCGGTGGGCATGGCCACCAACATGGCGCCGCACAACCTCGTTGAGGTCATCGCCGCCGCCCGCCATTTGATTGCCAACCCTGAAGCCACCCTTGAAGACATCATGAGGTTCGTCCCGGGGCCCGACCTCCCCACTGGCGGCCGCATAGTGGGCCTGGACGGAATCCGCGACGCCTATGCCACCGGCCGCGGTTCCTTCAAGACCCGCGCCAAGGTGGAGGTGGAACAGCTTTCCGCCCGACGCACGGGCCTGGTTGTCACCGAGCTCCCCTACATGGTAGGCCCGGAAAAGGTCATCGAGAAGATCAAGGACGCCGTCAACGCCAAGAAGCTGACCGGCATCAGCGATGTGGTTGACCTGACGGACCGCAACCACGGCCTTCGCTTGGTCATTGAGCTCAAGAACGGCTTCAACCCCAACGCCGTCCTCCAGCAGCTGTACCGGTACTCGCCCATGGAAGACTCCTTCGGGATCAACAACGTGACGTTGGTGGACGGCCAGCCGCAGACGCTGGGCCTCCTGCAGTTGCTGCAGGTGTACGTCGAACACCGCCTGAACGTTGTGCGCCGGCGTACCTCCTTCCGCCTGGGCAAGAAAAAGGACCGCCTCCACCTGGTGGAGGGCCTGCTGATCGCGATCGTGGACATCGACGAGGTCATCCAGATCATCCGGTCCTCCGATGAAGCCTCGGCAGCGCGTGAGCGGCTGATGTCCATTTACGACCTCACCGAGATCCAGGCCAACTACATCCTGGAACTGCGGCTGCGGCAGCTGACCAAATACTCCCGCCTTGAACTGGAGAAGGAGCAGGACGAGCTTCGCCGTGAAATCGAAGCGCTCGAAGCCATCCTTGCTTCGGATGAGCTGCTTCGCGATCTTGTATCCGGTGAGCTGGCCGTTATCGCCGAGAAGTACGGCACGCCCCGCCGCACGGTGCTCCTTGAATCCGAAGCGGTCTCCCCCACGGTGGCTGCGGCCCTCGCGGCAGCCACCCCTGGTCCCAAAGGCAAGGCCGCCGCGCTGCCCCTTGAAATTCCGGACGACCCCTGCTGGGCACTGCTCAGCGTTTCCGGCCAGATCGCCAGGACGTCCAACCAGGAACCCTTGGCCGAAGCAGGGCCGCGGGCCAAGCATGATGTCTTCCGGTCGGTCGTTAAAACCACTGCCCGCGGCGAGATCGGTGCCGTCACTTCCCAGGGCCGCATGCTGCGCCTGCAGGTGATGGACATGCCCACCCTCCCGCCGGTCTCCGGCCTGCCGAACCTCGCCGGGGGCGTGCCGGCGAAGGACTTCATCACGCTGGTCAAGGGTGAAACCCTGGTGGCGTTCGTTCCCCTGGATGCAATCCTGGCCATTGGCACGGTCCAGGGCGTCGTGAAACGTGTGCAGCCGGACTACCCGCTGAACCGCGAGGACTGGGAAATCATCGCCCTGAAGGACAAGGATTCAGTCCTCGCCGTTGAACCGGCACAAGAGGACGACGTCGATCTCGTCTTCGTGACAAGGCAGGCGCAATTGCTCCGGTTCAGCGCCTCCAACGTCCGGCCGCAGGGCCGCACGGCGGGTGGCATGGCCGGCATCAAGCTGGCCGCCGGCGATGATGTGATCCACTTCGGTACCGTGCGCGCCAACGATCCTGCCGCCGTCGTGGTGACCATTGCCGGCACCAATGGCGCCCTGCCCGGCACGGCACCAGGAACCGCAAAGGTCACAGCCTTCGACGAGTACCCAGCCAAGGGGCGGGCCACCGGTGGAGTGAGGGTGCACCGCTTCCTGAAGGGCGAGGACACATTGCTGATGGCATGGGCCGGGCACGGACCCGCCAAAGCATCATCCGCGGCCGGGGTTGCCAGGGCGCTTCCGCACGAGCACGGCCGTCGGGATGGCTCGGGCGTGCCGTTGTCACAGCCGGTAGAGGCGATTGGCCCGAGCATGGCGTGGACAGAGACCGCCGGGTAA
- a CDS encoding GNAT family N-acetyltransferase → MSFEAPSQALPDADATGLQWRPATMEDLDNWAGLIARTAAVEHPAWYEKRGDLIHILESSKNPPRTSTLLGLDSGETARAYGRISKNPRGDKATGMACVDPEWQQRGIGSAVLVWQEEQVRRRFQADQAAGHTTAPPRLRIQTEEQHDHQATLLLGHGYGTVRWFNEMHRPLSAGLPEVPLGAGLELRTLDPTLFEPVRQAHNDAFRDHWGSEPRDEESWRFTIEEPTARHDLSAVVLDSATGEVAGYQLTSFDPHSASDRGFKEGYTELLGVRRAFRGRRIAQALLADAMRRYIDAGMDVASLDVDSANPTGALELYLGMGYMPVNRSMTWEKML, encoded by the coding sequence ATGTCTTTCGAAGCCCCAAGCCAAGCCTTGCCTGACGCCGACGCCACCGGACTGCAGTGGCGGCCAGCCACCATGGAAGACCTCGACAACTGGGCCGGACTGATTGCCCGGACTGCCGCCGTCGAACATCCTGCGTGGTACGAAAAGCGCGGCGACCTGATCCACATCCTGGAATCCAGTAAGAATCCGCCCCGGACGAGCACGCTGCTGGGCCTGGACTCCGGGGAAACTGCACGTGCTTACGGGCGGATCTCCAAAAACCCCAGGGGCGACAAAGCCACGGGCATGGCGTGTGTCGATCCCGAATGGCAACAACGCGGAATCGGCTCCGCTGTCCTGGTGTGGCAGGAAGAGCAGGTCCGCAGGCGGTTCCAGGCCGACCAGGCAGCCGGGCACACCACCGCCCCACCCCGGCTCCGCATCCAAACTGAAGAGCAGCACGATCACCAGGCCACGCTCTTGTTGGGTCACGGCTACGGTACGGTGCGCTGGTTCAATGAGATGCACCGACCCTTGTCGGCAGGTCTGCCGGAAGTCCCGCTGGGTGCAGGGCTGGAACTGAGGACCCTGGATCCCACGCTCTTCGAGCCGGTACGCCAAGCGCACAACGATGCTTTCCGGGACCACTGGGGGAGCGAGCCCAGGGACGAAGAATCGTGGCGCTTCACCATCGAGGAGCCCACAGCGCGGCACGATCTCAGCGCGGTGGTTCTCGACTCCGCTACGGGGGAGGTGGCCGGGTACCAGCTGACCAGCTTCGACCCCCATTCGGCATCCGATCGCGGATTCAAGGAGGGCTACACCGAACTCCTGGGTGTGCGGCGCGCCTTCCGCGGCCGTCGCATAGCCCAAGCACTGCTGGCCGACGCCATGCGAAGGTACATCGACGCCGGAATGGACGTAGCGTCACTGGATGTGGACTCCGCCAACCCCACCGGGGCACTGGAACTCTACCTCGGCATGGGCTATATGCCGGTGAACCGCAGCATGACGTGGGAGAAGATGCTCTAG